The Firmicutes bacterium CAG:345 genome has a window encoding:
- a CDS encoding putative uncharacterized protein (product inferred by homology to UniProt): MSKKVLIKPITILRDTNKISEICFKENQPIYITKNGENHLVIMSDDTFNNILSKDNEAAKITYTASNNLIAENKNPNPLSIPNNTSDNYGFTRIGLHVFEESIADIKKNTESIIEEIKNGIKNKEKIIVFPELCLTSYTCGDIFYQELLLQNIDSALLKIAEEFKHQKRLIIIGTPYRIKGKLYNVAAVINKGHILALIPKTYLPNYHEFYEKRQFTSGRDLNTLIPIGKDLVRVSKNIIFTSTTTSSISVGIEICEDLWSANPPSTKLALNGATIICNLSASNELVGKNTYRKELVNSTSARLNCIYAYVSAGNGESTQDVVYSGSALISENGALLKEKELYQNGSIYSDVDTEKIIKERHFNTSFETENEYENIPVEIDDEDLIERYFSPHPFLPRSDSALQEILDIQINSLIRRIKQINCKAVIGVSGGLDSTLALIVSVEAMKKLNRPTTDVYSILLPAFGTSSRTKSNAQVLAESLNTTVEIIDIKDSVTKHLQDLNHPLNLMDTAYENAQARERTQVLMDKANMANGIVIGTGDLSESCLGWSTYNGDHMSNYAVNVSVPKTLVIDIIRYYAKIHEELYNVLKDIIDTPVSPELLPTTKDGKIAQKTEDLIGPYELHDFFIFHYLRNYFSPKKIFRLANIAFKDKYEPTIILKWEKAFFKRFFAMQFKRTCIPDGPKIGSVSISPRGDLRMPTDASSKMFLEELNEIEKNLTE, from the coding sequence ATGTCAAAAAAAGTTCTTATAAAACCTATCACAATATTAAGAGATACAAACAAGATTTCCGAAATATGTTTTAAAGAAAATCAACCAATATACATAACAAAAAACGGTGAAAATCATTTAGTTATTATGTCTGATGATACCTTTAACAACATATTATCTAAAGATAATGAAGCAGCTAAAATAACATATACAGCTTCAAATAATTTAATTGCTGAAAATAAAAATCCTAATCCGTTATCAATCCCCAATAATACTTCTGACAATTATGGATTTACCAGGATTGGTTTACATGTTTTCGAAGAATCAATTGCAGATATAAAAAAGAATACCGAATCTATTATTGAAGAAATAAAAAATGGTATAAAAAACAAAGAAAAAATAATAGTATTTCCCGAACTATGTTTAACTTCTTATACATGTGGAGATATCTTCTATCAAGAACTTCTTTTACAGAATATAGATTCTGCTCTTTTAAAAATAGCTGAAGAATTCAAGCATCAAAAAAGATTAATAATAATCGGTACTCCATATCGAATAAAAGGAAAGCTATATAATGTCGCAGCAGTCATCAACAAAGGACATATTTTAGCTCTAATACCAAAAACATATTTGCCAAATTATCATGAATTTTATGAAAAAAGGCAATTTACTTCAGGAAGAGATTTAAATACTTTAATTCCAATAGGAAAAGATTTAGTTCGAGTATCCAAAAATATCATTTTTACATCAACAACCACTTCAAGCATTTCTGTCGGTATTGAAATTTGTGAAGATTTATGGTCAGCTAATCCACCATCGACAAAACTCGCTCTTAATGGTGCTACAATTATTTGCAACCTATCAGCATCTAATGAATTAGTTGGTAAAAACACTTATAGAAAAGAATTAGTCAATTCTACATCTGCGAGATTAAATTGTATTTATGCCTATGTTTCAGCAGGAAACGGAGAAAGCACACAAGATGTAGTTTATTCTGGGTCAGCTTTAATTTCAGAAAATGGAGCATTACTGAAAGAAAAAGAATTATATCAAAATGGTTCAATCTATTCTGATGTCGATACAGAAAAAATAATAAAGGAAAGACACTTTAATACATCATTTGAAACAGAAAACGAATATGAAAATATTCCCGTTGAAATCGATGATGAAGATTTAATCGAAAGATACTTTTCACCTCATCCATTTCTTCCTAGATCCGACTCAGCTTTGCAAGAAATACTTGATATCCAAATAAATAGTTTAATAAGAAGAATAAAACAAATTAACTGCAAAGCAGTAATCGGAGTAAGTGGTGGCCTAGATTCTACTTTAGCTTTAATTGTTTCAGTTGAAGCGATGAAAAAGTTAAATAGACCAACAACCGATGTTTATTCAATTTTACTTCCAGCATTTGGAACAAGTTCAAGAACAAAAAGCAACGCTCAAGTTTTAGCCGAATCTTTAAATACTACAGTTGAAATCATCGATATCAAAGACTCTGTAACAAAACATTTACAAGATTTAAATCATCCTCTAAACTTAATGGATACAGCCTATGAAAATGCCCAAGCTCGTGAAAGAACCCAGGTATTGATGGATAAAGCCAATATGGCAAACGGAATTGTCATCGGTACAGGAGATTTATCTGAATCTTGTCTAGGATGGTCAACTTATAATGGTGACCATATGTCCAATTACGCTGTAAATGTTTCAGTTCCTAAAACTCTTGTTATCGACATAATTAGATATTATGCCAAAATACACGAAGAGCTCTATAATGTTTTAAAAGACATAATAGATACTCCTGTTTCCCCGGAACTTCTTCCGACAACTAAAGATGGAAAAATAGCTCAAAAAACAGAAGATTTAATCGGTCCTTATGAACTTCATGATTTCTTTATTTTCCACTATTTAAGAAATTATTTTTCACCAAAGAAAATATTTAGATTAGCAAATATTGCCTTTAAAGATAAATATGAGCCAACAATTATATTGAAATGGGAAAAAGCATTTTTCAAAAGATTTTTCGCAATGCAATTCAAAAGAACTTGCATTCCTGACGGTCCAAAAATCGGTTCGGTTTCCATATCCCCTCGCGGAGATTTAAGAATGCCAACCGATGCATCTTCAAAAATGTTTCTTGAGGAATTAAACGAAATCGAAAAGAATTTAACCGAATAA
- a CDS encoding aspartate--ammonia ligase (product inferred by homology to UniProt): MIKMKNVLPEKYESILTLNETQKAIKLVKDTFEKELSSALNLVRVSAPLFVDPETGLNDNLSGVEKAVSFLCQEDQKKLEVVQSLAKWKRYSLAKYNFEGIYTDMNAIRPFEELDCIHSLYVDQWDWEKRITSDERNEEYLMNVVEQIYSALLKTSEFVNETYPELKIKLPERIKFVSSEELEDKYPALTPKERENVVAKEYGAVFLEHIGGNLKNGYPHDVRAADYDDWNLNGDIIVYNEVLNSAFEISSMGIRVDALSMEKQLNIKHEEYKKDYPFHRAILENKLPLSIGGGIGQSRICMFMLKKAHIGEVQASYWSDEHIAYCLKHNVHLL, translated from the coding sequence ATGATTAAAATGAAAAACGTTTTACCGGAAAAGTATGAAAGTATATTAACTTTAAATGAGACACAGAAAGCTATTAAATTAGTTAAAGATACTTTTGAAAAAGAATTGAGCAGCGCTTTAAATTTAGTCCGTGTTTCAGCTCCTTTATTTGTTGATCCTGAAACTGGTTTAAATGATAATTTAAGTGGAGTAGAAAAAGCTGTTTCTTTTCTATGCCAAGAAGATCAAAAGAAATTGGAAGTAGTGCAATCTTTAGCAAAGTGGAAAAGATATAGTTTAGCTAAATATAATTTTGAAGGTATATATACAGATATGAATGCAATACGACCTTTTGAAGAGTTAGATTGTATTCATTCATTATATGTTGATCAATGGGATTGGGAAAAAAGAATAACTTCTGATGAAAGAAATGAAGAATACTTAATGAATGTTGTTGAACAAATTTATAGTGCTTTATTAAAAACATCGGAATTTGTCAATGAGACATATCCAGAATTGAAAATAAAATTACCAGAAAGAATCAAATTTGTTTCATCGGAAGAATTGGAAGATAAGTATCCTGCTTTAACTCCAAAGGAAAGAGAAAATGTTGTCGCTAAAGAATATGGTGCTGTATTTTTAGAACACATAGGAGGTAATTTGAAAAATGGTTATCCTCATGATGTAAGAGCAGCAGATTATGATGATTGGAATTTAAATGGAGATATAATTGTTTATAATGAAGTTTTAAATTCTGCTTTTGAAATTTCTAGTATGGGAATAAGAGTTGATGCTTTGAGTATGGAAAAGCAATTAAATATTAAACATGAGGAATATAAGAAAGATTATCCTTTCCATAGAGCAATTTTAGAAAATAAATTACCATTATCTATAGGTGGTGGAATTGGGCAATCGAGAATATGTATGTTCATGTTAAAGAAAGCACATATCGGAGAAGTTCAAGCTTCATATTGGAGTGATGAACATATTGCTTATTGCTTAAAACATAACGTACATCTTTTATAA
- a CDS encoding putative uncharacterized protein (product inferred by homology to UniProt), with protein sequence MNFNLADRLIALRRKMNYTQEEAANLIGVNKDTLFLWEIGEKTPSSDEIEKIAKVYHCDEAELKVKDDKKPSKNKNNKKKNDFIMWLTTSFFSLLCVTAFLWLGFGYNLWHPAWLLFLLIPVVASIGKCIVSKSAKYFCYPILLVVVYLFFGFSLELWHPLWIIFLTIPAYYVLAKGISILLRKDD encoded by the coding sequence ATGAATTTTAATTTAGCAGATAGACTTATTGCACTTCGTCGAAAAATGAATTATACGCAAGAAGAAGCGGCGAATTTAATTGGTGTTAATAAAGATACGCTTTTTTTATGGGAAATAGGTGAGAAAACTCCTTCATCTGATGAAATAGAAAAAATAGCTAAGGTGTATCATTGTGATGAAGCGGAATTAAAAGTCAAGGATGATAAAAAGCCTTCTAAAAATAAAAACAACAAAAAGAAAAATGATTTTATTATGTGGTTAACAACTTCGTTTTTTTCGTTATTATGTGTAACAGCTTTTCTTTGGTTGGGATTTGGTTATAATTTGTGGCATCCAGCTTGGTTATTATTTTTATTGATTCCTGTTGTTGCTTCTATCGGAAAATGCATAGTTAGCAAAAGTGCCAAATATTTTTGCTATCCAATTTTATTAGTAGTTGTTTATTTATTTTTTGGATTTTCATTAGAGCTTTGGCATCCTTTGTGGATTATATTTTTAACAATTCCAGCTTATTATGTTTTAGCTAAGGGAATTAGTATTTTATTAAGAAAAGATGATTAA
- a CDS encoding thymidine kinase (product inferred by homology to UniProt) → MYQQYQPGWLEVITGPMFAGKSEELIRRIRTLSYAKKSIVCFKPAIDDRYAKEEIASHAGNMWEAKAVKDVSEIKEFLKDKKYDIVGIDEVQFFSSEIIQLIDELINQDTRVIVAGLDLDFRGEPFGVMPTLLAKAEFVTKLTAACKICGEAATRTQRIIDGKPALYDSPIILVGAKDSYEARCHKHHIVPKK, encoded by the coding sequence ATGTATCAACAATATCAACCAGGCTGGTTAGAAGTTATTACCGGTCCAATGTTTGCTGGAAAAAGTGAAGAACTAATCCGCAGAATAAGAACATTATCATACGCTAAAAAATCTATTGTCTGCTTTAAACCTGCAATTGATGATCGCTATGCAAAAGAAGAAATAGCTTCGCATGCAGGAAATATGTGGGAAGCTAAGGCTGTAAAAGATGTTTCAGAAATAAAAGAATTTTTAAAAGACAAAAAATATGACATTGTCGGAATTGATGAAGTTCAATTTTTTTCTTCAGAAATAATTCAATTAATAGACGAATTGATCAATCAAGACACAAGAGTAATTGTTGCCGGATTAGATTTGGATTTCCGAGGAGAACCCTTTGGTGTTATGCCTACATTATTAGCCAAAGCCGAATTTGTAACAAAACTTACTGCCGCATGTAAAATTTGTGGAGAAGCAGCAACTAGAACTCAAAGAATAATCGATGGAAAACCTGCTTTATATGATAGTCCAATTATTTTGGTAGGCGCTAAAGATAGCTATGAAGCAAGATGCCATAAACATCATATTGTTCCAAAGAAATAG
- a CDS encoding germination protein gerM (product inferred by homology to UniProt) encodes MKEIDVREKSIVEKIKKKFPQLEVAFAKRKKPGKAALVIVPLLLTALGTGVGLGIYYNQKPNEPVDVIKQDTGENHRIYLVANDKTTVPLTVKTKKRNTIGENLKDLFNLLKTDSKANTNSIKGIVPAETKVNAIEVFNDELILDVSEEFLNYEPTKEVNMLESLVYTFSEFPSINMLSIYVNGEKLEKMPQKNTLVPDFLQKNFGINRTTKNAEELTNKNMFNIYYTKKYDDVSYLIPVTQYVENEGTVESQFAKAINNSAPDGMVLATQYNYISETQDDKNDEKVNLNLKQAALKEEGVVKKDVYEMVALTFNDLEKDYEISFEIEGESLVVEGIQDTKNFEVANLIYNQKEI; translated from the coding sequence ATGAAAGAAATCGATGTTAGAGAAAAATCAATTGTTGAGAAGATTAAAAAGAAATTTCCACAGTTAGAAGTAGCATTTGCAAAAAGAAAAAAGCCAGGTAAAGCAGCATTAGTGATAGTTCCACTTTTACTAACAGCCTTGGGCACAGGTGTTGGATTAGGAATCTATTATAATCAGAAGCCAAATGAACCCGTAGATGTTATCAAGCAAGATACAGGTGAAAATCATCGTATTTACTTAGTTGCAAACGATAAAACTACAGTTCCATTAACAGTAAAAACAAAAAAAAGAAATACAATTGGCGAAAATTTAAAAGATTTATTTAATTTGTTAAAAACAGATAGTAAAGCAAATACAAATTCTATTAAAGGTATAGTTCCGGCAGAGACAAAAGTCAATGCAATAGAGGTATTTAATGATGAATTAATTTTGGATGTCAGCGAAGAGTTTTTAAATTATGAGCCGACAAAAGAAGTTAATATGTTAGAGTCATTAGTTTATACATTTAGTGAATTTCCATCTATAAATATGTTATCAATTTATGTTAATGGTGAGAAATTGGAAAAAATGCCTCAAAAGAATACCTTAGTTCCTGATTTCCTACAAAAAAACTTTGGAATAAATCGAACAACAAAAAATGCTGAAGAATTAACAAATAAGAATATGTTCAATATTTATTATACGAAAAAGTATGATGATGTTAGTTATTTGATTCCAGTAACACAATATGTTGAAAATGAAGGAACAGTTGAATCACAATTTGCCAAAGCAATAAATAATAGCGCACCAGATGGAATGGTTTTAGCAACCCAATACAATTATATTTCTGAAACTCAAGATGATAAAAATGATGAAAAAGTAAATCTAAATTTAAAGCAAGCTGCTTTAAAAGAAGAAGGTGTTGTTAAAAAAGATGTCTATGAAATGGTAGCATTAACATTCAATGATTTAGAAAAAGATTATGAAATTTCATTTGAAATTGAAGGCGAATCTCTTGTAGTTGAAGGAATTCAAGATACAAAAAATTTTGAAGTGGCAAATTTAATTTATAACCAAAAAGAAATTTAA
- a CDS encoding glutamate racemase 3 (product inferred by homology to UniProt), with product MKIAIVDSGLGLVSLLKMIVNFRLKHDIDLIFSKNFPLGNCSLSELEETAKDIEDRINKKNYDLVIIMCNTLSTIMRNKSYIKILDYNLKYLKDNKDAFPVGTKNTIDFLKKGYADEYLAKDIEEDNLKHIIFDINRWPVKKEYLLCCTHYKLVENIISMIKKEAKVTDLTSKVFEDLLFFPQSDQLKINYGGKENIIKKYLKF from the coding sequence ATGAAAATAGCGATAGTTGATTCAGGATTAGGATTAGTTTCTCTTTTAAAAATGATAGTAAATTTCCGATTGAAGCATGATATAGATTTAATTTTTTCAAAGAATTTTCCTCTTGGAAATTGCTCACTTTCAGAATTAGAAGAAACAGCAAAAGATATAGAAGATCGAATAAATAAAAAAAATTATGATTTAGTAATAATTATGTGCAATACTCTTTCTACTATAATGAGAAATAAAAGTTATATAAAAATATTAGATTATAATTTAAAGTATTTAAAAGATAATAAAGATGCTTTTCCTGTAGGAACAAAAAATACTATAGATTTTTTAAAAAAAGGATATGCTGATGAATATTTAGCAAAAGATATAGAAGAGGATAATCTTAAACATATAATTTTTGATATAAATAGATGGCCAGTGAAAAAAGAATATCTTTTATGTTGCACACATTATAAATTAGTAGAAAATATAATTTCAATGATAAAAAAAGAAGCTAAAGTTACTGATTTAACATCTAAAGTATTTGAAGATTTATTATTTTTTCCTCAAAGTGATCAATTAAAAATTAATTATGGTGGAAAAGAAAATATTATAAAGAAGTATTTGAAGTTCTAA
- a CDS encoding uvrABC system protein C (product inferred by homology to UniProt) produces MNYQDYEILKRKIDLLSTSPGCYLMKNESGTIIYVGKAKSLIKRVKQYFTRPQSGKVFRMVQEIRDFDTIETDTEKEALLLEINLIQKYYPKYNILLKDGKMYPFIALSKGKDPVLKITHSNKDKRFTYFGPYPVGGAAYQMLKLLNQIYPLRKCNSIPSKPCLYYYLGECLGPCINKVDEKDYKDILSSMIKFLNGDTKEVVNDITLKMKKASDELNFEAAQRYKETLDSIAHISSQQKIMMADHIDRDVVGYSLRDGYMSVLILMYRKGTLLGKELFINEATETIDEDLASILLQFYSTHVKPKELLITDKQMCPLLQDALGIKVLVPSRGVKKDILFMAFENAKKGLDEHFQTARLEDNTLLLLEELGNLLNISAPLDIELYDNSHLQGEEAIGAMVKYINGVKSPSMYRRYNIRSENKKDDLQMMYEVLDRRISRLLNDHLKMPDLIIVDGGENQINVANQIKEKYQVNIKIAGLFKNDKHETEGLIDGDTLEIKPLDSKAPLFFLLMRMQDEVHRYAITTHRNKRQKALFTDIFEEVPGIGKKRASLLLSAYPSFDSLQKATKEELRQFLPEEAADNLIKAIKEKQKNISSIH; encoded by the coding sequence ATGAATTACCAAGATTATGAAATATTAAAAAGAAAAATTGATTTGCTTTCAACTTCTCCTGGCTGTTATTTGATGAAAAATGAGTCTGGAACCATTATTTATGTTGGAAAAGCTAAATCTTTGATAAAAAGAGTTAAACAATATTTTACTCGTCCTCAATCAGGTAAAGTTTTTCGAATGGTTCAAGAAATACGTGATTTTGATACCATCGAAACAGACACTGAAAAAGAAGCTTTGCTTTTAGAAATTAATTTAATTCAAAAGTATTATCCTAAATACAATATTCTTTTAAAAGATGGGAAAATGTATCCTTTTATTGCTCTTTCTAAAGGAAAAGATCCGGTCTTAAAAATTACTCATTCTAATAAAGATAAAAGATTTACTTATTTTGGACCATATCCTGTTGGTGGAGCAGCATATCAAATGTTAAAATTGCTCAATCAAATATATCCTTTAAGAAAATGCAATAGTATTCCTTCAAAACCATGTCTTTATTATTATTTAGGTGAATGTCTTGGACCTTGTATTAATAAGGTTGATGAAAAAGATTATAAAGATATTTTGTCCTCAATGATAAAGTTTTTAAATGGTGATACAAAAGAAGTTGTTAATGATATCACTTTGAAGATGAAGAAAGCTTCTGATGAATTAAATTTTGAAGCTGCTCAACGTTATAAAGAAACTTTGGACAGCATAGCACATATATCTTCTCAACAGAAAATAATGATGGCTGATCATATCGATCGAGATGTTGTTGGTTATTCTTTAAGGGATGGATATATGTCAGTTCTTATATTGATGTATAGAAAAGGTACTTTATTAGGTAAAGAACTTTTTATCAATGAAGCAACTGAAACTATCGATGAAGATTTAGCTTCAATTTTATTGCAATTTTATTCCACTCATGTTAAACCTAAAGAATTATTGATAACTGATAAACAAATGTGTCCATTACTTCAAGATGCGTTAGGAATTAAAGTTTTGGTTCCTTCTCGTGGAGTGAAAAAAGATATTTTATTTATGGCTTTTGAAAATGCTAAAAAAGGATTGGATGAACATTTTCAAACTGCAAGACTTGAAGATAATACTCTATTATTACTAGAAGAATTAGGAAATTTATTAAATATCAGTGCACCTTTGGATATTGAATTATATGATAACTCTCATCTACAGGGTGAAGAAGCTATTGGTGCGATGGTTAAATATATCAATGGTGTAAAATCACCTTCTATGTATAGAAGATATAATATACGATCAGAAAATAAAAAAGATGATTTACAAATGATGTATGAAGTTTTGGATAGAAGAATTTCAAGACTATTGAATGATCATTTGAAAATGCCTGATTTGATTATAGTCGATGGTGGAGAAAATCAAATTAATGTAGCAAACCAAATTAAAGAAAAATATCAGGTTAATATTAAAATAGCTGGTCTTTTTAAAAACGATAAACATGAAACTGAAGGATTGATCGATGGAGATACATTGGAAATTAAACCATTGGATAGTAAGGCCCCTTTATTTTTCTTATTGATGAGAATGCAGGATGAAGTTCACCGTTATGCTATTACAACTCATAGAAATAAAAGACAAAAAGCATTGTTTACCGATATATTTGAAGAAGTGCCAGGAATAGGAAAGAAAAGAGCTTCTTTACTATTAAGTGCTTATCCTTCTTTTGATTCTCTTCAGAAGGCCACTAAAGAAGAATTAAGACAGTTTTTGCCTGAAGAAGCTGCTGATAATTTAATTAAAGCTATCAAAGAAAAACAAAAAAATATTTCTAGCATACATTAA